One Thermus sp. CCB_US3_UF1 DNA window includes the following coding sequences:
- the lpdA gene encoding dihydrolipoyl dehydrogenase: protein MDYDLLVIGAGPGGYVAAIRAAQLGMKVGVVEKEAALGGTCLRVGCIPSKALLETTERIYEVKKGLPGARVKGLELDLPGLMAHKDKVVQANTQGIAFLFKKNGIARHQGRARFLSERKVRVEETGEEISARYILVATGSAPLIPPWAEVDHERVVTSTEALSFPEVPSRLVVVGGGVIGLELGVVWHRLGAEVVVLEYLDRILPTMDAELSRAAEKVFKKEGLAIRTGVRVASVRPAGRGARVELEGGEVFEADRVLLAVGRRPYTEGLDLEKAGLATDERGRIPVDEHLRTRIPHIYAIGDVIRGPMLAHKASEEGLAAVEHMAQGLGHVDYQAIPSVVYTHPEVAGVGYTEEELKAKGIPYKVGRFPYSANGRARAMGETEGFVKVLAHAQTDRILGVHGIGARVGDVLAEAALAIFFKASAEDVARAPHAHPSLSEILKEAALGAWEKPIHL, encoded by the coding sequence GTGGACTACGATCTCCTGGTCATCGGGGCGGGCCCCGGGGGGTATGTGGCCGCCATCCGCGCGGCCCAGCTGGGGATGAAGGTGGGGGTGGTGGAGAAGGAGGCGGCCCTTGGGGGGACCTGCCTGCGGGTGGGGTGCATCCCCTCCAAGGCCCTTCTGGAGACCACCGAGCGCATCTACGAGGTGAAAAAGGGTCTCCCGGGGGCCAGGGTCAAGGGCCTGGAGCTGGACCTCCCTGGCCTCATGGCCCACAAGGACAAGGTGGTCCAGGCCAACACCCAGGGCATCGCCTTCCTCTTCAAGAAAAACGGCATTGCCCGCCACCAGGGGCGGGCGCGCTTCCTTTCCGAAAGGAAGGTTCGGGTGGAGGAGACGGGGGAAGAGATCTCGGCCCGCTACATCCTGGTGGCCACCGGGAGCGCCCCCCTGATCCCCCCCTGGGCGGAGGTGGACCATGAGCGGGTGGTGACCTCCACCGAGGCCCTCTCCTTCCCCGAGGTCCCTTCCCGCCTGGTGGTGGTGGGGGGTGGGGTGATCGGCCTGGAGCTCGGGGTGGTCTGGCACCGCCTGGGGGCGGAGGTGGTGGTCCTGGAGTACCTGGACCGGATCCTGCCCACCATGGACGCCGAGCTTTCCCGGGCGGCGGAAAAGGTCTTCAAGAAGGAAGGGCTTGCCATCCGCACCGGCGTGCGGGTGGCCTCGGTGCGGCCCGCGGGCCGGGGGGCCCGGGTGGAGCTGGAAGGGGGGGAGGTCTTCGAGGCCGACCGGGTCCTCCTGGCCGTGGGCCGCAGGCCCTACACCGAGGGCCTGGACCTGGAGAAGGCGGGCCTGGCCACAGACGAACGGGGCCGGATCCCCGTGGACGAGCACCTGCGCACCCGCATCCCCCACATCTACGCCATCGGGGATGTGATCCGGGGGCCCATGCTGGCCCACAAGGCCAGCGAGGAGGGCCTCGCCGCGGTGGAGCACATGGCCCAAGGCCTAGGCCACGTGGACTACCAGGCCATTCCCAGCGTGGTTTACACCCACCCCGAGGTGGCGGGGGTGGGGTATACGGAGGAGGAGCTCAAGGCCAAGGGCATCCCCTACAAGGTGGGGCGCTTTCCCTACTCGGCCAACGGGCGCGCCCGGGCCATGGGGGAGACGGAGGGCTTCGTCAAGGTCCTGGCCCACGCCCAGACCGACCGCATCCTGGGGGTGCACGGGATCGGCGCCCGGGTGGGGGATGTGCTGGCGGAGGCCGCCTTGGCCATCTTCTTCAAGGCCAGCGCCGAGGACGTGGCCCGCGCCCCCCACGCCCACCCCTCCCTGTCCGAGATCCTGAAGGAGGCGGCCCTAGGGGCTTGGGAAAAACCCATCCACCTCTAG
- the odhB gene encoding 2-oxoglutarate dehydrogenase complex dihydrolipoyllysine-residue succinyltransferase yields MQELSVPSVGESIVEVEIGAWLKREGEAFAQDEPLVELITDKATLELPAPFAGTLKQILKRTGETARVGEAIALLEAGVAAAAPAPKPPVEAAEAAPAPEGPLAMPAAERLMREKGVSPTEVQGTGLGGRILKEDVARHLEARQVPEPPAYAPPPAPAPASPDKPWRVSEAVPMTPLRRRIAERLLLARQTTAMLTTFNEADMSAVMALRKELGEAFQKKHGVKLGFMSFFVKAVVQALKEIPELNAEIRDNTIVYHRYYDIGIAVGGGEGLVVPVLRDADRLSFAEIERQIADFAERARSKKLKPEELMGGTFTITNGGIYGSLNSTPLLNPPQVGILGMHAIQERPVAREGQVVIRPMMYLALSYDHRIVDGREAVTFLRRVKELIENPVRLLLEV; encoded by the coding sequence GTGCAGGAACTCAGCGTGCCCTCCGTGGGCGAGAGCATCGTGGAAGTGGAGATCGGCGCCTGGCTGAAGCGGGAGGGGGAGGCCTTCGCCCAGGACGAGCCCCTGGTGGAGCTCATCACCGACAAGGCTACCCTGGAGCTCCCCGCCCCCTTCGCCGGTACCCTAAAGCAGATCCTGAAGCGCACCGGGGAAACGGCCCGGGTGGGGGAGGCCATCGCCCTCCTCGAGGCGGGGGTGGCGGCGGCTGCCCCCGCCCCCAAGCCCCCCGTGGAGGCGGCGGAGGCGGCCCCAGCCCCGGAGGGTCCTTTGGCCATGCCTGCCGCCGAACGGCTCATGCGGGAGAAGGGGGTTTCCCCGACGGAGGTCCAGGGCACGGGCCTGGGAGGGCGGATCCTCAAGGAGGACGTGGCCCGCCACCTGGAAGCCCGCCAGGTCCCTGAGCCTCCGGCCTACGCCCCGCCCCCGGCCCCGGCGCCAGCCTCCCCGGACAAGCCCTGGCGGGTGAGCGAGGCCGTCCCCATGACCCCCCTGCGCCGCCGCATCGCCGAGCGCCTCCTCCTGGCCCGGCAGACCACGGCCATGCTCACCACCTTCAACGAGGCCGATATGTCCGCGGTCATGGCCCTTAGGAAGGAACTCGGGGAGGCTTTCCAGAAGAAGCACGGGGTGAAGCTGGGCTTCATGAGCTTCTTCGTCAAGGCCGTGGTCCAGGCCCTGAAGGAGATCCCCGAGCTCAACGCCGAGATCCGCGACAACACCATCGTCTACCACCGCTACTACGACATCGGCATCGCCGTGGGCGGCGGGGAGGGGCTGGTGGTCCCGGTCCTCCGCGATGCTGACCGCCTTTCCTTCGCCGAGATCGAGCGGCAGATCGCCGACTTCGCCGAGCGGGCCCGCAGCAAGAAGCTCAAGCCCGAGGAGCTCATGGGGGGCACCTTCACCATCACCAACGGGGGGATTTACGGCTCCTTGAACTCCACCCCCCTCCTCAACCCGCCCCAGGTGGGGATCCTGGGCATGCACGCCATCCAGGAGCGGCCCGTGGCCCGGGAGGGCCAGGTGGTGATCCGGCCCATGATGTACCTGGCCCTCTCCTACGACCACCGCATCGTGGACGGGCGGGAGGCGGTGACCTTCCTGCGGCGGGTGAAGGAGCTCATCGAGAACCCGGTGCGGCTTCTCCTGGAGGTCTGA
- a CDS encoding 2-oxoglutarate dehydrogenase E1 component, whose protein sequence is MELTLESQGYLEALYRAYLEDPFALPEEWRRYFSALTLEDGRRERPAPSLPAAEAVDLAFLLKVERLVQAYRELGHLAAAIDPLGRPRPRPQALSLEAHGLSPNDLPRPLPPLFGAPTLGALVERLERVYLGPVGFEVAHVAPEERAWLLAQIEAPWSKPAPEVRRRVLEALMQASLFEAFLQRKYLGAKTFSAEGLESLIPLLKEAVVEAARLGVREVVLGMAHRGRLNVLANVVGKPFERIFREFEEIFPEGYAGDVKYHLGFSRDLETPYGPVHVSLNFNPSHLEFVNPVTLGRLRAKQDRFGDRERKRGLAILVHGDSAFIGEGIVQETLNLSQLPGYRVGGTLHVVANNQLGFTTNPEEYTSCRYPTDIAKMVGAPVFHVNAEALDELLFALGLALAYRSRYGKDVVLDLVGYRRRGHNETDEPTFTQAPMYALIAKKPEPWKVYAERLLAEGVVAEEELKALEGAYLERLESEFARVKAEPGPVVPHGLSGLWQGYVGGADHQVPEAETGVAKEALKGLLVRLSSVPEGFQVHPKLKRFLEARLEMAEEKRPVDWATAEALAFATLAAEGHRVRLTGQDALRGTFTQRHAALYDYQTGKPYIPLQHLAEGQAEVEIHNSPLSEAGVLGFEYGYSLDYPEGLVLWEAQFGDFVNVAQVYIDQFLASAEAKWNRLSGLVLLLPHGLEGQGPEHSSARLERFLQLAARDNLQVAYPTTPAQFFHLLRRQVKRPIRKPLIVMTPKSLLRHPEVVSSLEELAKGRFHKVIPERVKGARKVLLTSGKVYYDLLQKRRELRAEDVALLRLELLYPFPEAELQEALSPYPKKTPVVFVQEEPVNQGAWWYLSARFCGEIYGHPFSVVARPESPSPAVGSSKVHKLEQEALLEEALK, encoded by the coding sequence ATGGAGCTCACGCTGGAAAGCCAAGGTTACCTGGAGGCCCTCTACCGGGCTTACCTGGAGGATCCCTTTGCCCTGCCAGAGGAGTGGCGGCGCTACTTCTCCGCCCTCACCCTGGAGGATGGGCGACGAGAACGCCCCGCCCCCAGCCTTCCCGCAGCCGAGGCGGTGGACCTGGCCTTCCTCCTCAAGGTGGAGCGCCTGGTCCAGGCCTACCGGGAGCTGGGACACCTGGCGGCGGCCATAGACCCCTTAGGCCGCCCCCGGCCCAGGCCCCAGGCCCTTTCCCTCGAGGCCCACGGCCTTTCCCCGAACGACCTCCCCCGGCCCCTCCCCCCCCTCTTCGGCGCCCCCACCCTGGGGGCCTTGGTGGAGCGCCTGGAAAGGGTCTACCTGGGCCCGGTGGGGTTTGAGGTGGCCCATGTGGCCCCCGAGGAGCGGGCCTGGCTTTTGGCCCAGATCGAGGCCCCCTGGTCCAAGCCCGCCCCTGAGGTGCGCCGCCGCGTCCTGGAGGCCCTCATGCAGGCCAGCCTCTTTGAGGCCTTCCTGCAGCGGAAGTACCTGGGGGCCAAGACCTTCAGCGCCGAAGGGCTGGAAAGCCTCATCCCCCTCCTCAAGGAGGCGGTGGTGGAGGCGGCCCGGCTGGGGGTTAGGGAGGTGGTCCTGGGCATGGCCCACCGGGGCCGGCTGAACGTCTTGGCCAACGTGGTGGGCAAGCCCTTTGAGCGCATCTTCCGCGAGTTTGAGGAGATCTTCCCCGAGGGCTACGCCGGGGACGTGAAGTACCACCTGGGCTTCTCCCGGGACCTGGAAACCCCCTATGGCCCGGTGCACGTGTCCCTGAACTTCAACCCCAGCCACCTGGAGTTCGTCAACCCCGTGACCCTGGGGCGGCTTCGCGCCAAGCAGGACCGCTTCGGCGACCGGGAGAGGAAGCGGGGCCTGGCCATCCTGGTCCACGGGGACTCGGCCTTCATCGGGGAGGGGATCGTCCAGGAAACCCTGAACCTTTCCCAACTCCCCGGCTACCGGGTGGGGGGCACCCTCCACGTGGTGGCCAACAACCAGCTGGGCTTCACCACCAACCCCGAGGAGTACACCTCCTGCCGCTACCCCACGGACATCGCCAAGATGGTGGGGGCCCCGGTCTTCCACGTCAACGCCGAGGCCCTGGACGAGCTCCTCTTCGCCCTGGGCCTGGCCCTGGCCTACCGCAGCCGCTACGGCAAGGACGTGGTCCTTGACCTGGTGGGCTACCGCCGCCGCGGCCACAACGAGACCGACGAGCCCACCTTCACCCAGGCCCCCATGTACGCCCTCATCGCCAAGAAGCCCGAGCCCTGGAAGGTCTACGCGGAAAGGCTTCTGGCGGAAGGGGTGGTGGCCGAGGAGGAGCTCAAGGCCCTGGAGGGGGCCTACCTGGAGCGCCTGGAGAGCGAGTTCGCCCGGGTCAAGGCCGAGCCCGGCCCTGTGGTGCCCCACGGGCTTTCCGGCCTCTGGCAGGGGTACGTGGGGGGGGCGGACCACCAGGTGCCCGAGGCGGAGACCGGGGTAGCCAAGGAGGCCCTCAAGGGGCTTCTGGTACGGCTTAGTTCGGTTCCCGAGGGCTTCCAGGTCCACCCCAAGCTCAAGCGCTTCCTCGAGGCCCGCCTGGAGATGGCCGAGGAGAAGCGCCCCGTGGACTGGGCCACCGCCGAGGCCCTGGCCTTCGCCACCCTGGCGGCGGAGGGGCACCGGGTGCGCCTCACGGGCCAGGATGCCCTGCGGGGCACCTTTACCCAGCGCCACGCCGCCCTGTACGATTACCAGACGGGTAAGCCCTACATCCCCCTGCAGCACCTGGCCGAGGGGCAGGCGGAGGTGGAGATCCACAACTCCCCCCTCTCCGAGGCCGGGGTCCTGGGCTTTGAGTACGGCTACAGCCTGGACTACCCCGAGGGCCTCGTCCTTTGGGAGGCCCAGTTCGGGGACTTCGTCAACGTGGCCCAGGTCTACATTGACCAGTTCCTGGCCAGCGCCGAGGCCAAGTGGAACCGGCTTTCCGGCCTGGTCCTCCTCCTGCCCCACGGCCTCGAGGGCCAGGGTCCCGAGCACTCCTCGGCCCGGCTGGAGCGCTTCCTGCAGCTCGCGGCCCGGGACAACCTCCAGGTGGCCTACCCCACCACCCCCGCCCAGTTCTTCCACCTCCTGCGCCGCCAGGTCAAAAGGCCCATCCGCAAGCCCCTCATCGTCATGACCCCCAAAAGCCTCCTCCGCCACCCCGAGGTGGTCTCCAGCCTGGAGGAGTTGGCCAAGGGCCGCTTCCATAAGGTGATCCCCGAGCGGGTCAAGGGGGCCAGGAAGGTCCTCCTCACCTCGGGCAAGGTCTACTACGACCTGTTGCAGAAACGGCGGGAGCTCAGGGCGGAGGACGTGGCCCTCCTGCGGCTGGAACTCCTCTACCCCTTCCCCGAGGCGGAGCTTCAGGAGGCCCTAAGCCCCTACCCCAAGAAGACCCCGGTGGTCTTCGTCCAGGAGGAGCCCGTGAACCAGGGGGCCTGGTGGTACCTCTCCGCCCGCTTCTGCGGGGAGATCTACGGCCACCCCTTCTCCGTGGTGGCCCGGCCCGAGTCCCCAAGCCCCGCCGTGGGTTCCTCCAAGGTGCACAAGCTGGAGCAGGAAGCGCTTTTGGAAGAGGCCCTTAAGTAA
- a CDS encoding enoyl-CoA hydratase/isomerase family protein, translating to MVQKERQGGVLLLTLNRPERLNALTGEVLEELWAALQEANQDQEVRAVLLTGAGRAFSAGQDLTEFGEEKPDYEAHLRRYNRVVEALSRLEKPLVVAVNGPAAGAGMSLALWGDYRMAADGASFSTAFVRIGLVPDSGMSFLLPRLVGLAKAQELLLLSPRLSAEEALALGLVHRVVPAEKLLEEALAVAQELAQGPTRAYVLTRRLLLESHRLSLPEALALEAVLQGEAGRTLDHEEGVRAFREKRPPRFQGR from the coding sequence ATGGTGCAGAAGGAGCGCCAAGGAGGGGTCCTCCTCCTCACCCTGAACCGACCCGAAAGGCTCAACGCCCTCACCGGGGAGGTCCTGGAGGAACTCTGGGCCGCCCTCCAGGAGGCCAACCAGGACCAAGAGGTGCGGGCCGTCCTCCTCACGGGGGCGGGGCGGGCTTTTTCCGCGGGGCAGGACCTCACGGAGTTCGGGGAGGAAAAGCCCGATTACGAGGCCCACCTCCGCCGCTACAACCGGGTGGTGGAGGCCTTGAGCCGGCTGGAAAAGCCCCTGGTGGTAGCGGTGAACGGGCCCGCGGCGGGGGCGGGGATGAGCCTGGCCCTTTGGGGGGACTACCGGATGGCCGCGGACGGCGCCAGCTTCAGCACCGCCTTCGTGCGCATCGGCCTGGTGCCGGACTCCGGCATGAGCTTTCTTCTCCCCCGCCTGGTGGGCCTGGCCAAGGCCCAGGAACTCCTCCTCCTCTCCCCCAGGCTCTCGGCGGAGGAGGCGCTGGCCCTGGGCCTGGTGCACAGGGTGGTGCCGGCGGAAAAGCTTTTGGAGGAGGCCCTGGCCGTGGCCCAGGAGCTGGCCCAGGGGCCTACCCGGGCCTACGTGCTCACGCGCAGGCTCCTCCTGGAAAGCCACCGGCTCTCCCTCCCCGAGGCCTTGGCCCTTGAGGCCGTCCTCCAGGGGGAGGCCGGGCGCACCCTGGACCACGAGGAAGGGGTGAGGGCTTTCCGGGAAAAGCGCCCGCCCCGCTTCCAGGGCCGCTAG
- the ruvA gene encoding Holliday junction branch migration protein RuvA: MVRYLKGVVLRKGEGSFLLLVGGVGFQVQAPPSFVQGLREGEEVAVHTHLQLKEEGLALYGFPEEESLSLFELLLSVNGVGPKAALSLLSALPPRLLAQALAEGDVRLLTSASGVGRKLAERIALELKGKVPPHLAIGAKVESAAAEEAVLALAALGFKEGQARAVVLDLLAQNPGAKAQELIKEALKRLR, from the coding sequence ATGGTCCGCTACCTCAAGGGCGTGGTCCTGCGCAAGGGGGAAGGGAGCTTCCTCCTCCTGGTGGGGGGGGTGGGGTTCCAGGTGCAGGCCCCCCCTTCCTTCGTCCAGGGCCTGCGGGAAGGGGAAGAGGTGGCGGTCCACACCCACCTCCAGCTCAAGGAGGAGGGCTTGGCCCTCTATGGCTTCCCCGAGGAGGAAAGCTTAAGCCTCTTTGAACTCCTCCTCTCCGTGAACGGGGTGGGGCCCAAGGCCGCCCTTTCCCTCCTCTCCGCCCTTCCCCCCAGGCTTCTGGCCCAGGCCCTGGCGGAAGGGGACGTAAGGCTCCTCACCTCAGCCAGCGGGGTGGGAAGGAAGCTGGCGGAAAGGATCGCCCTGGAGCTCAAGGGCAAGGTGCCGCCCCACCTGGCCATTGGGGCAAAGGTGGAAAGCGCCGCCGCCGAGGAGGCCGTCTTGGCCCTGGCCGCCTTGGGCTTCAAGGAGGGCCAGGCCCGGGCCGTGGTCCTGGACCTCCTGGCCCAAAACCCAGGGGCCAAGGCCCAGGAGCTCATCAAGGAGGCCCTGAAGCGCCTGCGCTAG
- a CDS encoding HAMP domain-containing sensor histidine kinase — translation MSLRTRLALFLALAVGLALLFQGGLSYLAFRRLVEADLDQSLFLYVHALSEGRRPPRGEFAFRLVQGEERQESANFPPLPDLPPGAYWREGWRVLALEVPGGTLTVARYDPGAAAALRNFRLALLGVGGVLTLLFALLASSLAGVALRPLARLTEVARRVADSGDLSHRVAPEGGGELKALAESFNHMLERLGAFLERERRFTRDAAHELRTPVAAALAQLEAAEAGYLSREEALAAAKEELLRMKRLVEALLVLAREGRVERVALDLAALAQEEARAFGVPYRGPEALPFLGDPLLLAQALRNLLHNAFLHGEGRGVEVGLWTEGGEAVLEVRDQGPGMPEAALKEAGRPFFRTSRKPGEGLGLSVAKKVAEAHGGQLFLLPGSPSGLVARLRLPLNAPSAGASGPP, via the coding sequence ATGAGCCTTAGGACCCGGCTGGCCCTCTTCCTGGCCTTGGCCGTGGGGCTAGCCCTCCTCTTCCAGGGCGGGCTCAGCTACCTGGCCTTTAGGCGCCTGGTGGAGGCCGATCTGGACCAGTCCCTCTTCCTCTACGTCCACGCCCTTTCCGAGGGGCGGAGGCCCCCCAGGGGGGAGTTCGCCTTCCGCCTGGTCCAGGGGGAGGAGCGGCAGGAAAGCGCCAACTTCCCCCCCCTGCCCGACCTCCCCCCCGGGGCCTACTGGCGGGAGGGGTGGCGGGTCCTGGCCCTGGAGGTCCCGGGGGGGACCCTCACCGTGGCCCGGTACGATCCGGGGGCCGCGGCGGCCCTGCGCAACTTCCGCCTGGCCCTCCTGGGGGTGGGGGGGGTCCTTACCCTCCTTTTCGCCCTCTTGGCCTCGAGCCTGGCGGGGGTGGCCCTGAGGCCCCTGGCCCGCCTCACCGAGGTGGCCCGGCGGGTGGCGGACTCGGGGGACCTGTCCCACCGGGTGGCCCCGGAGGGCGGGGGGGAGCTCAAGGCCTTGGCGGAGAGCTTCAACCACATGCTGGAGCGGCTTGGGGCCTTTTTGGAGCGGGAGCGCCGCTTCACCCGGGACGCGGCCCACGAGCTCAGGACCCCGGTGGCCGCGGCCCTGGCCCAGCTGGAAGCGGCGGAGGCAGGCTACCTTTCCCGGGAGGAGGCCCTGGCCGCGGCCAAGGAGGAGCTTTTGCGCATGAAGCGCCTGGTGGAGGCCCTCCTGGTCCTGGCCCGGGAGGGACGGGTGGAGCGGGTGGCCCTGGACCTGGCGGCCCTGGCCCAGGAGGAGGCCAGGGCCTTCGGGGTCCCCTACCGGGGCCCGGAGGCCCTGCCCTTCCTGGGGGACCCCCTTCTCCTCGCCCAAGCCCTGAGGAACCTCTTGCACAACGCCTTCCTGCACGGGGAGGGCCGGGGGGTGGAGGTGGGGCTTTGGACGGAAGGCGGCGAGGCGGTCTTGGAGGTGAGGGACCAGGGGCCCGGCATGCCGGAGGCGGCCCTCAAGGAGGCGGGCCGGCCCTTCTTCCGCACCTCCCGCAAGCCGGGGGAGGGGCTTGGCCTCTCCGTGGCCAAAAAGGTGGCCGAGGCCCACGGGGGACAGCTTTTCCTCCTCCCAGGGAGCCCGTCCGGCCTGGTGGCCCGCCTGCGCCTGCCCCTCAACGCCCCTAGCGCAGGCGCTTCAGGGCCTCCTTGA
- a CDS encoding response regulator transcription factor has protein sequence MLLLEDEPHLGRAVEGALRAQGYGVRWAKGLEEAREAFCELEPDLLVLDVRLPEDPDGGFRLAQEARQAGYKGPILFLTARDALEDRVQGLDLGGDDYLVKPFHLEELLARVRALLRRVAEVKESRVRLGPLEADLAGRAVYLAGRRVDLSLREFALLEVFLLHPGRVFSPEELAERVFGDGEKVGAVKVYVHYLRQKLHPEVVRTVPGGYRLGHEP, from the coding sequence ATGCTCCTTTTGGAGGACGAGCCCCACCTGGGCCGGGCGGTGGAGGGGGCCTTGCGGGCCCAGGGCTACGGGGTGCGCTGGGCCAAGGGCCTCGAGGAGGCCCGGGAGGCCTTTTGCGAGCTGGAGCCCGACCTTTTGGTCCTGGACGTCCGCCTGCCCGAGGATCCCGATGGGGGGTTCCGCCTGGCCCAGGAGGCGCGGCAGGCGGGCTACAAGGGCCCCATCCTCTTCCTCACCGCCCGGGATGCCCTGGAGGACCGGGTGCAGGGCCTGGACCTGGGGGGGGACGACTACCTGGTGAAGCCCTTCCACCTGGAGGAGCTCCTGGCCCGGGTGCGGGCCCTGTTGCGCCGGGTGGCCGAGGTGAAGGAAAGCCGGGTGCGCCTGGGGCCTTTGGAGGCCGACCTGGCGGGCCGGGCGGTCTACCTGGCCGGACGGCGGGTGGACCTTTCCCTGAGGGAGTTCGCCCTGCTGGAGGTCTTCCTCCTGCACCCGGGGCGGGTTTTTTCCCCGGAGGAGCTGGCGGAGCGGGTTTTCGGGGATGGGGAGAAGGTGGGGGCGGTGAAGGTCTACGTCCATTACCTGCGGCAGAAGCTCCATCCCGAGGTGGTGCGCACCGTCCCCGGGGGGTACCGGCTTGGGCATGAGCCTTAG
- a CDS encoding FAD:protein FMN transferase translates to MGRYGARWEGVLGSFLEVQLLAPPWRKGMAFRSVVAEIERLEGLFSRYRESELTRLVRQGGGRPSPELREVLAWALRLQEATGGAFHPAPRHGGEALRFHGEEVEVLAPLDLDGLAKGYMADRAAEAALRAGARAALVNLGGDLARKGPGWAAVGVEAPRGPDNAPPALILKLGEGGVATSGVRHRGAHLLDPRTGKPAPGLQATVQAPSALLADGLAKALFVLGREAGAVLKGFGAQGYLFGPQGPVPCPEGGKDA, encoded by the coding sequence ATGGGCAGGTACGGGGCCAGATGGGAAGGCGTCCTGGGAAGCTTCCTGGAGGTCCAGCTCCTGGCCCCTCCTTGGCGCAAGGGGATGGCCTTCCGGTCGGTGGTGGCGGAGATAGAGCGTCTGGAAGGCCTCTTCAGCCGCTACCGGGAAAGCGAGCTCACCCGCCTGGTGCGCCAGGGCGGGGGGAGGCCAAGCCCCGAACTCCGGGAGGTCCTGGCCTGGGCCCTGAGGCTTCAGGAGGCCACGGGCGGGGCCTTCCACCCCGCCCCCCGGCACGGGGGGGAGGCCCTCCGCTTTCACGGGGAGGAGGTGGAGGTCCTGGCCCCCTTGGACCTGGACGGCCTGGCCAAGGGGTACATGGCCGACCGGGCCGCGGAGGCCGCCCTGAGGGCCGGGGCCCGGGCGGCCCTGGTAAACCTGGGGGGGGACCTGGCCCGCAAGGGACCGGGCTGGGCGGCGGTGGGGGTGGAGGCCCCCAGAGGCCCGGACAACGCCCCCCCGGCCCTGATCCTGAAGCTGGGGGAAGGAGGGGTGGCCACCAGCGGGGTGCGCCACCGGGGAGCCCACCTCCTGGACCCCCGCACGGGGAAGCCCGCCCCTGGCCTCCAGGCCACGGTCCAAGCCCCCAGCGCCCTCCTGGCCGACGGCCTGGCCAAGGCCCTCTTCGTCCTGGGGCGGGAGGCGGGGGCGGTCCTAAAGGGGTTTGGCGCCCAAGGGTACCTCTTCGGCCCCCAAGGCCCCGTGCCCTGCCCAGAGGGAGGGAAGGATGCTTAG
- a CDS encoding DUF2271 domain-containing protein, with product MLRRYYSRRSFFRRVLGGVLALGLVRAQGKPWPPGMELRVSFAYGGGGLRYRAPYLAVYVEDERGHLVRTLALFLMPGKGERWWNELRRYFSLGSLEAMRTLSGPTRPPGRYTVAWDGKDERGQAVAQGNYYLCVEYAREHGPYELFREKVELGEKAFQKSYSLRGELVEVALDYGKKA from the coding sequence ATGCTTAGGCGCTACTACAGCCGGAGGAGCTTCTTCAGGCGGGTCCTGGGAGGGGTCTTGGCCCTGGGCCTGGTCCGGGCCCAGGGGAAGCCCTGGCCCCCGGGGATGGAGCTCAGGGTCAGCTTCGCCTACGGGGGCGGGGGGCTGCGCTACCGCGCCCCCTACCTGGCCGTCTACGTGGAGGACGAGCGGGGCCACCTGGTGCGGACCCTGGCCCTCTTCCTCATGCCGGGGAAGGGGGAGCGGTGGTGGAACGAGCTCCGGCGCTACTTCAGCCTGGGCAGCCTGGAAGCCATGCGCACCCTCTCCGGCCCCACCCGGCCCCCAGGCCGGTACACCGTGGCCTGGGACGGGAAGGACGAACGGGGCCAGGCCGTGGCCCAGGGCAACTATTACCTCTGCGTGGAGTACGCCCGGGAACATGGCCCCTACGAGCTTTTCCGGGAGAAGGTGGAGCTGGGCGAGAAGGCCTTTCAGAAGAGCTACTCCCTGAGGGGGGAGCTGGTGGAGGTGGCCCTTGACTACGGCAAGAAGGCCTAA
- a CDS encoding PepSY-associated TM helix domain-containing protein, which produces MTTARRPKLGASPWRTRLYTWARGLHLYLSMFSLLAMLFFALTGLTLNHPEWFGEGRVRKLSGTLPHAPYLEGEKVAWLALAEDLRSLGLRGRVAEHGESGGTAWLSFRAPGYGADVQVDPRTGAYTLTLSEAGLVAALNDLHKGRDTPGAWRWVLDLSASLLALLSLTGLLLGLFLRKTRRVALLTLLLGLGLFGGVALWAAG; this is translated from the coding sequence TTGACTACGGCAAGAAGGCCTAAGCTGGGGGCCAGCCCTTGGCGGACCCGGCTCTACACCTGGGCCCGGGGCCTGCACCTTTACCTTTCCATGTTTTCCCTCCTGGCCATGCTCTTCTTCGCCCTCACCGGCCTCACCCTGAACCACCCGGAGTGGTTTGGGGAGGGAAGGGTGCGGAAGCTTTCCGGCACCTTGCCCCATGCGCCCTACCTGGAAGGGGAGAAGGTGGCCTGGCTGGCCCTGGCGGAGGACCTGCGGAGCCTCGGCCTCCGGGGGCGGGTGGCCGAGCACGGGGAAAGCGGCGGGACGGCCTGGCTTTCCTTCCGGGCCCCCGGGTATGGGGCGGATGTCCAGGTGGACCCCAGGACGGGGGCCTACACCCTGACCCTCAGCGAGGCCGGGCTGGTGGCCGCCCTCAACGACCTGCACAAGGGCCGGGACACGCCGGGGGCCTGGAGATGGGTTTTGGACCTTTCCGCTTCCCTCCTGGCCCTCCTCAGCCTCACCGGGCTGCTATTGGGCCTTTTCCTGCGCAAGACCCGGCGGGTAGCCCTCTTGACCCTCCTCCTGGGCCTTGGGCTCTTCGGCGGCGTGGCCCTTTGGGCCGCAGGCTAA